A portion of the Rhodococcus pseudokoreensis genome contains these proteins:
- a CDS encoding PucR family transcriptional regulator, with protein MNQIGRAVAVASVDDFMARTRRHLGASVVLLGSDFEMIAYSARSIEVSEDHAQSVVRQATDADTRTWIVDCGIAYATRPVRTPANRNTGSKARICLPVRHGGKTYGFLFVLPDDDGSIADRELEEVMPLAAQAGALLAADASGNGHVAGAFADLLEGDPDRSSAAAEHLRASESVYDSEFTMLATDNTSIDRRSGVTAVPMGPNTAVFVAHRDSPSVTLRSAVESYSAGGSVVGVGGTYSDLRDAGKSWRQARLCLDVIALEPSKGPVAYWDQLGVYRLAAVASAELIAEAVITPAVRALFEHRNRDLLATAETFFDKGGDIAATTDALSIHRQTLYYRLRRIQELTTLDLSIGQDRLELHVGLSLGRLVGAPGTVNPS; from the coding sequence ATGAATCAGATCGGCCGGGCTGTTGCCGTTGCTAGCGTCGACGATTTCATGGCACGCACGCGCCGGCACCTGGGAGCGTCCGTAGTGCTGCTGGGCAGCGATTTCGAGATGATCGCCTACAGTGCCCGGTCGATCGAAGTGTCCGAAGATCACGCACAGTCCGTCGTCAGGCAAGCGACCGATGCGGACACCCGCACGTGGATCGTCGATTGCGGAATCGCGTACGCCACGAGGCCGGTTCGCACACCGGCGAACAGGAATACCGGCTCGAAGGCACGAATCTGCCTCCCCGTCCGGCACGGAGGAAAGACGTACGGGTTCTTGTTCGTCCTGCCGGACGACGACGGATCGATCGCCGACCGTGAACTCGAAGAAGTGATGCCGCTCGCGGCTCAGGCGGGTGCGCTGCTCGCCGCCGACGCATCGGGAAACGGGCACGTGGCAGGGGCTTTTGCGGACCTGCTGGAAGGCGATCCGGACAGGTCTTCGGCTGCCGCCGAGCACCTCCGGGCGTCGGAGAGCGTGTACGACTCCGAATTCACGATGCTCGCAACGGACAACACCTCGATCGATCGACGGTCGGGCGTCACGGCGGTGCCGATGGGACCGAACACGGCCGTCTTTGTAGCGCACCGGGATTCACCCTCTGTCACACTTCGCTCAGCTGTCGAAAGCTACTCCGCGGGGGGAAGCGTCGTCGGAGTCGGGGGAACCTACTCGGATCTTCGCGATGCCGGGAAGAGCTGGCGGCAGGCGCGACTGTGCCTCGACGTCATCGCACTCGAGCCCTCCAAGGGTCCGGTGGCGTACTGGGATCAACTCGGCGTGTATCGGCTGGCCGCAGTAGCATCCGCGGAACTCATCGCAGAAGCGGTCATCACCCCGGCGGTCAGGGCGCTGTTCGAGCACCGGAACCGAGACCTTCTCGCCACCGCCGAGACCTTCTTCGACAAGGGTGGCGACATTGCCGCGACGACCGATGCTCTGAGCATTCATCGGCAGACCCTCTACTACCGGCTACGTCGAATTCAGGAACTCACAACGCTGGATCTGTCGATCGGCCAGGACCGCTTGGAGTTGCACGTCGGCCTCTCGCTGGGAAGGCTGGTCGGGGCTCCGGGAACGGTGAATCCCTCATAG
- a CDS encoding GntR family transcriptional regulator — protein sequence MSKRAEPTLLTDQVYSMIHESIMNGDLPAGARLRVRDLAEQVGTSVMPVREAIRRLEEAGLAERVPHRGAVVKGLTLAELVHVYDVRRLLEVEAARLGAERISAEDCDRMQAEFALMRAAVDEGRVVALLDHDEALLSILYEAAANPVLLQTIRNLWNHCRAYKIVGAQGSLDSGGDDPLWRFQERLVAAARDRSGDFAAAVNEESLLDATDRIKALLATEQAASADAV from the coding sequence ATGTCCAAGCGCGCCGAGCCGACACTTCTGACCGATCAGGTCTACTCGATGATTCACGAGTCGATCATGAACGGGGATCTGCCTGCCGGTGCCCGTCTGCGGGTGCGCGATCTCGCGGAGCAGGTGGGCACCAGCGTGATGCCGGTGCGTGAGGCGATCCGTCGCCTCGAGGAAGCCGGTCTGGCCGAACGCGTGCCCCACCGCGGGGCGGTGGTGAAGGGCCTGACCCTCGCCGAGTTGGTGCACGTCTACGACGTGCGCCGGTTGCTCGAGGTGGAGGCCGCCAGGCTCGGGGCAGAGCGGATCAGCGCCGAGGACTGCGACCGGATGCAGGCCGAATTCGCGCTGATGCGCGCCGCCGTCGACGAGGGACGCGTGGTCGCCCTCCTCGACCACGATGAGGCCCTGCTGTCGATCCTGTACGAGGCCGCCGCGAATCCTGTTCTTCTGCAGACGATCCGCAACCTGTGGAACCACTGCCGGGCCTACAAGATCGTGGGCGCGCAGGGAAGCCTGGACTCCGGGGGAGACGACCCGCTGTGGCGCTTCCAGGAGCGCCTCGTTGCTGCTGCCCGGGACCGCTCGGGTGACTTCGCCGCAGCGGTCAACGAGGAATCGCTCCTCGACGCGACCGACCGCATCAAAGCGCTCCTGGCGACCGAGCAGGCTGCGTCGGCAGACGCCGTATAA
- a CDS encoding aminobutyraldehyde dehydrogenase — protein MSISTPVEDVTVRRAPGSAPLITAADLPPTTHFVDGAFVDAAPGDVFDVIDPSSESVIAQIPQGSTEDVDRAVSAAAAAAEAWARVVPKERSEILHKIADRLAANADLLARLESANAGKPLSVSRDDVDGTIDTFRFMAGALRATTSMAAGDYVENHLSVILREPLGVVGVVTPWNYPLLMAAWKIAPILAAGNTLVIKPSEQTPLTTLKFAELVADLLPAGVLNVVTGRGSVVGARLAEHPDVDMIALTGSVGSGKAVARGAAETLKRVHLELGGKAPVVIFADANLEEAAESLRVASFWNSGQECGAACRVLVHESVADKFVELFVAQVRELAIGEPGSGDDIEIGPLVSKAHFDRVVGYLDRAAQQGIRVAIGGTALAGSGYFVAPTVLADVPDGAECSREEIFGPVVTVETFTDEDEAVRRANDVPVGLSASVWTENARRSHDIAARLDSGTVWVNSHLVLANEVPWGGFKGSGYGRDLSIYALDDYSRTKHVMHNHSR, from the coding sequence ATGTCCATCTCTACTCCCGTCGAGGACGTGACGGTACGCCGTGCACCCGGCTCGGCGCCGCTGATCACGGCGGCCGACCTTCCCCCGACCACGCACTTCGTCGACGGTGCGTTCGTCGACGCTGCTCCCGGCGACGTGTTCGATGTGATCGACCCAAGCTCGGAGAGCGTCATCGCGCAGATCCCGCAGGGCAGCACCGAGGACGTCGACCGTGCGGTGAGCGCCGCCGCAGCGGCCGCGGAAGCCTGGGCACGCGTGGTCCCCAAGGAGCGGTCGGAGATTCTGCACAAGATCGCCGACCGGCTCGCAGCCAACGCCGACCTGCTCGCCCGACTCGAATCCGCGAACGCCGGAAAGCCCCTCTCGGTCTCCCGTGACGACGTCGACGGCACCATCGACACCTTCCGTTTCATGGCCGGCGCTCTGCGCGCGACCACGTCCATGGCGGCCGGGGATTACGTCGAGAACCACCTGTCGGTGATCCTGCGCGAACCCCTCGGAGTGGTCGGGGTGGTCACCCCGTGGAACTACCCCCTGCTGATGGCCGCCTGGAAGATCGCCCCGATCCTCGCCGCCGGCAACACCCTCGTGATCAAGCCGTCGGAGCAGACCCCGCTGACGACCCTGAAGTTCGCCGAACTCGTCGCCGACCTGCTGCCCGCCGGCGTGCTGAACGTGGTCACCGGCCGCGGTTCGGTCGTCGGCGCCCGGCTCGCCGAGCACCCGGACGTGGACATGATCGCCCTCACCGGGTCGGTGGGCAGCGGCAAAGCCGTCGCCCGCGGCGCCGCCGAGACCCTCAAGCGGGTCCACCTCGAACTCGGTGGCAAGGCGCCGGTCGTGATCTTCGCCGACGCCAACCTCGAAGAGGCAGCTGAATCGCTGCGGGTTGCGAGCTTCTGGAACTCCGGGCAGGAATGCGGCGCGGCGTGCCGCGTCCTGGTCCACGAGTCGGTCGCCGACAAGTTCGTCGAACTGTTCGTCGCGCAGGTCCGCGAACTCGCCATCGGCGAACCCGGCTCCGGGGACGACATCGAGATCGGCCCGCTGGTCTCCAAGGCCCATTTCGATCGCGTCGTCGGATACCTCGACCGCGCCGCCCAGCAGGGCATCCGGGTCGCCATCGGCGGAACGGCGCTGGCCGGCAGCGGCTACTTCGTGGCACCGACGGTGCTCGCCGACGTCCCGGACGGCGCCGAGTGCTCCCGTGAGGAGATCTTCGGACCCGTCGTCACCGTCGAGACCTTCACCGACGAGGACGAGGCCGTGCGCCGCGCCAACGACGTCCCCGTCGGCCTGTCCGCTTCGGTCTGGACCGAGAACGCGCGCCGCAGTCACGACATCGCTGCGCGGCTGGATTCCGGTACCGTCTGGGTCAATTCGCACCTGGTGCTGGCCAACGAGGTCCCGTGGGGTGGATTCAAGGGTTCCGGTTACGGCCGCGACCTGTCGATCTACGCCCTCGACGACTACTCCCGCACCAAGCACGTCATGCACAACCACAGCCGCTGA
- a CDS encoding WhiB family transcriptional regulator produces the protein MSASLTAHPYAPSTEMWDWQLHARCRNMDTDLFFSPEGETRQARRYREEFVTQICHSCPVVTECHTYAQTVREPYGIWGGATESDRRFSTGRKPHRQPGTSTASGSAARPLTVSSRHPKPGRQERPGDSAD, from the coding sequence ATGAGCGCGTCTCTGACAGCGCACCCGTACGCACCCTCGACCGAGATGTGGGACTGGCAGTTGCATGCCCGCTGCCGCAACATGGACACCGACCTGTTCTTCTCCCCCGAAGGCGAGACACGGCAGGCGCGGCGCTATCGCGAAGAGTTCGTCACCCAGATCTGTCACTCCTGCCCGGTCGTGACCGAGTGCCACACGTACGCCCAGACAGTTCGTGAGCCGTACGGGATCTGGGGCGGCGCCACCGAGTCCGATCGTCGATTCTCGACCGGCCGCAAGCCGCACCGGCAGCCCGGAACGAGCACCGCAAGCGGAAGCGCCGCACGACCTCTGACCGTTTCTTCCCGCCATCCCAAGCCCGGACGGCAAGAGCGTCCCGGGGACTCAGCAGACTAG
- a CDS encoding amino acid permease: protein MSDLDMNPSPALQKSLKQRHLTMIAIGGVIGAGLFVGSSALLNSSGPAAIFSYAITGLVVILVMRMLGEMAVADPSTGSFAGYARKAFGNRAGFTTGWLYWFFWVVVAGAEAVIGGKLLQRWIDLPSWPMAAALLLAMVATNLRSVRNFGEFEYWFAGIKVAAIIAFLAIGACFVVGLWPGRSADVSNLTDHGGFAPNGWTVVLSGVVVAVFSMVGPEIATIAAAESEEPEKSVAKAANSVIGRVGVFYLGSVLLLAIIVPWTSIKVGQSPFVDALNVMGIPGGPDIMNAVVLVAVLSCLNSSLYTASRMMFVLANQGDAPRSVARVDKNGVPRGALLAALCVGLGCVALDYFSPTTAFAFIVNASGATILMVYLMIALSQIKLRSMLGREKARELRFKMWLFPYLSILGVVGILAVLISMFFVESTRSQISLSLGALAVTLIAYQARRKFGPGRTSTGSVEGRNIDEARDFDTEASYAVPADAAPSDR from the coding sequence ATGTCTGATTTGGATATGAACCCGTCACCCGCACTCCAGAAGAGTCTCAAGCAACGTCACCTGACAATGATTGCGATCGGCGGCGTCATCGGGGCCGGACTGTTCGTCGGTTCCAGTGCACTGCTGAACTCCTCGGGCCCCGCCGCAATCTTCTCCTACGCGATCACCGGTCTCGTCGTCATTCTCGTCATGCGCATGCTCGGCGAAATGGCCGTGGCAGACCCGTCGACGGGTTCCTTCGCCGGATACGCGCGTAAGGCGTTCGGAAACCGCGCGGGATTCACCACCGGGTGGCTGTACTGGTTCTTCTGGGTGGTCGTCGCCGGGGCCGAGGCCGTGATCGGCGGCAAACTCCTACAGCGGTGGATAGATCTTCCCTCGTGGCCCATGGCGGCGGCGTTGCTGCTCGCCATGGTCGCCACCAACCTTCGGTCGGTGCGCAATTTCGGTGAGTTCGAGTATTGGTTCGCCGGCATCAAGGTCGCGGCGATCATCGCGTTCCTCGCAATCGGGGCGTGCTTCGTGGTGGGCCTGTGGCCCGGGCGCAGCGCCGACGTCTCCAACCTGACCGATCACGGGGGCTTCGCACCGAACGGATGGACCGTCGTTCTCTCCGGTGTCGTCGTCGCGGTCTTCTCCATGGTCGGCCCCGAGATCGCCACGATCGCGGCGGCGGAGTCCGAAGAACCCGAGAAGTCGGTTGCGAAGGCCGCGAACTCGGTGATCGGACGTGTCGGAGTGTTCTATCTCGGCTCCGTCCTACTCCTGGCGATCATCGTCCCCTGGACTTCCATCAAGGTCGGCCAGTCGCCCTTCGTCGATGCCCTGAACGTCATGGGAATCCCGGGCGGCCCGGACATCATGAACGCGGTGGTCCTGGTTGCGGTGCTGTCCTGCCTGAATTCGAGTCTGTACACCGCGTCGCGCATGATGTTCGTGCTGGCCAATCAGGGCGACGCACCCCGTTCGGTCGCTCGGGTGGACAAGAACGGAGTCCCCCGCGGGGCGCTGCTGGCCGCGCTGTGCGTCGGGCTGGGCTGTGTTGCGCTCGACTACTTCTCGCCGACGACGGCGTTCGCGTTCATCGTCAACGCGTCGGGCGCCACGATCCTGATGGTCTACTTGATGATCGCGCTCTCCCAGATCAAGCTCCGGTCGATGCTCGGCCGGGAGAAGGCCCGCGAACTCCGCTTCAAGATGTGGCTCTTCCCGTACCTCTCGATCCTCGGGGTCGTCGGTATCCTCGCGGTCTTGATCTCGATGTTCTTCGTCGAATCGACGCGATCGCAGATCTCCCTCAGCCTGGGTGCCCTCGCCGTCACCCTGATCGCATACCAGGCTCGGCGCAAGTTCGGCCCCGGGCGCACGTCGACCGGTTCCGTCGAAGGCCGAAACATCGACGAGGCACGAGACTTCGACACCGAGGCGTCGTACGCGGTGCCGGCAGACGCGGCACCGAGCGACCGGTAG
- a CDS encoding SDR family NAD(P)-dependent oxidoreductase translates to MQLEGKRIIVTGAAQGMGATCVRAYVREGAAVAAIDVKDELGQQTASDATSTGPGTASYLHADVSDRAQVNAAFDEAVHRLGGLDVLVNVAGVQRARPAETFTDEDLDFLLGINLRGTVLTNQAAFSSMRDNRSGTILNFGSDAGLTAMPGLAAYSATKGAVMAWTRTIAAEWGPLGIRANSVIPAIQTPMTTSGASERDDIYSSVPLGGKLGDPELDFAPVMVFLAGDGARFITGQALAVNGGLGMVR, encoded by the coding sequence ATGCAACTCGAAGGAAAACGCATCATCGTGACCGGAGCAGCACAGGGCATGGGTGCCACGTGCGTGCGCGCCTACGTCCGAGAAGGCGCAGCCGTGGCCGCGATCGACGTCAAAGACGAACTCGGACAGCAAACCGCATCCGATGCGACCTCGACGGGTCCGGGGACCGCCTCATACCTCCACGCTGACGTTTCCGACCGCGCGCAGGTGAACGCCGCGTTCGACGAAGCAGTCCACCGCCTCGGCGGACTCGACGTCCTGGTCAACGTGGCGGGTGTGCAACGAGCTCGGCCCGCAGAAACATTCACCGACGAAGACCTCGACTTCCTCCTCGGTATCAACCTTCGCGGAACCGTCCTCACCAACCAGGCAGCATTCTCCTCGATGCGCGACAACCGATCCGGAACGATACTGAATTTCGGATCCGACGCCGGCCTCACGGCGATGCCGGGACTGGCAGCATACTCCGCAACAAAGGGCGCGGTCATGGCCTGGACACGCACCATCGCAGCAGAGTGGGGACCACTCGGAATCCGCGCAAATTCAGTGATCCCGGCGATCCAAACGCCCATGACCACCTCAGGCGCTTCCGAGCGAGACGACATCTATTCCAGCGTTCCCCTCGGCGGGAAACTCGGCGACCCTGAACTGGACTTCGCCCCCGTCATGGTTTTCCTGGCCGGTGACGGAGCACGTTTCATCACCGGCCAAGCCCTCGCCGTCAACGGTGGACTCGGCATGGTCCGATAA
- a CDS encoding GntR family transcriptional regulator — translation MKTTPPQGSSSNLLADQVYETLRGHIAQGHWAPGTQLRIREVAALVGTSVMPVREAFRRLEQAGLIVTEPYRGASVRELSIDELEYVYDVRIMLEPDAARRGAVLADDAAVETMRQHWRLLEKAAADGDIAGAVAQDELLLSALFSAGNNPVLTGLIQGMWDTCRPYKNLWVRDAVGHGLSRWSYLADLVAAVETRNGDSAFRILEHVCRTSRSTVRGILDPLSA, via the coding sequence ATGAAAACGACGCCACCGCAAGGTTCTTCGTCGAATCTGCTCGCGGACCAGGTATACGAGACCCTGCGCGGACACATCGCGCAGGGTCACTGGGCGCCGGGGACGCAGCTGCGGATCCGGGAGGTCGCCGCGCTTGTGGGCACCAGCGTGATGCCCGTCCGGGAGGCGTTCCGGCGGCTCGAGCAGGCGGGTCTGATCGTCACGGAGCCCTACCGGGGAGCGTCGGTGCGGGAGTTGAGCATCGACGAACTCGAATACGTGTACGACGTACGCATCATGCTCGAGCCCGATGCCGCGCGCCGCGGCGCCGTCCTGGCCGACGACGCGGCCGTCGAGACGATGAGACAGCACTGGCGGCTGCTGGAGAAGGCGGCCGCGGACGGCGACATCGCGGGAGCCGTCGCTCAGGACGAACTACTGCTGTCGGCGTTGTTCTCCGCCGGCAACAACCCGGTACTCACCGGACTGATCCAGGGCATGTGGGACACCTGCCGTCCCTACAAGAACCTCTGGGTGCGCGATGCCGTCGGGCACGGACTGTCCCGGTGGAGCTATCTCGCCGACCTCGTCGCTGCGGTCGAAACCCGCAACGGTGACAGCGCATTCCGCATTCTCGAACACGTGTGCCGCACTTCTCGCTCCACCGTGCGGGGAATTCTGGATCCGCTGTCCGCCTGA
- a CDS encoding FUSC family protein has product MPTSTVTSRVLDRVARLDPGRAAWRSAVTATASLGAALLAGYGYSTLIAPAHGAALPMITGGVMAMQTSSAMAHPVWAARLRVALWAPLFFGSGLLIHSVATALGGTAVEIAAFALTTFIAVGVRRFGPDFSVLGLTGWTGFFISAFAAPSLAETVILLGGLPIAACVTFAVSILLRPHRPQNTLAHVLRAWTAQTDAILADADSILLQTSVTRRRRTSQRMLNRSRRLTEISLLADGWLGQADPFPETTPHGIRSHLFRMHTAVDTVVRTACDAADRLDDSRGRAVRRVVSALARHDSDLAITRSDQLFDGCESVELALFATDAIALATLRRDDPASDEHLLEEFVPAASMTPDGSLGGSASIAPMVRPRGGPRTASWHLATRQAVQASLAVAIAAAAGLLLSVDHYTWAALTAFIIFLGTSTRGDIAAKAIYRAIGTLTGMVLAIPIVLATGAHPIVVIGIALLCCAVGYYLTSVSYVYLMLCTSLAVSEMYNVMGQFNSAFAAIRIAEVLVGSIVAVLVATLVIPISTTDAITHARQQLFRSIRELLNTAAGHIHEQRPVDHHELLRMGKLVEEHTRQLTVVAAPLRVFRRGRSATDIRVALRKYDEYCIHTRRVVSSLPEHGVGALGECADLRCRLHESLEALSEKLSIEMKPKKAS; this is encoded by the coding sequence GTGCCCACATCCACAGTCACGTCGAGGGTGCTCGATCGGGTCGCGCGACTGGACCCGGGCAGAGCCGCCTGGCGGAGTGCCGTGACCGCGACCGCAAGTCTCGGCGCTGCCCTGCTCGCCGGGTACGGATACTCAACCCTCATCGCGCCCGCGCACGGCGCAGCGTTGCCGATGATCACCGGCGGCGTCATGGCCATGCAGACTTCGTCTGCGATGGCTCATCCAGTGTGGGCGGCGCGTCTACGCGTCGCACTGTGGGCACCGCTGTTCTTCGGTAGCGGACTACTGATCCACAGCGTTGCAACAGCTTTGGGCGGGACCGCGGTGGAGATCGCAGCCTTCGCTTTGACGACCTTCATCGCAGTGGGTGTGCGCCGCTTCGGTCCCGACTTCAGCGTCCTCGGACTCACCGGATGGACGGGCTTCTTCATCAGCGCCTTCGCGGCCCCGTCGCTCGCCGAGACTGTCATACTCCTCGGAGGATTGCCCATCGCAGCATGCGTCACGTTTGCAGTCTCGATTCTGCTCCGGCCGCACCGTCCACAGAACACGCTGGCCCACGTGCTCCGAGCGTGGACAGCGCAGACTGACGCAATTCTCGCCGACGCAGACTCAATTCTGCTCCAGACGAGCGTGACCCGAAGACGCCGCACCTCCCAGCGGATGCTCAACCGGAGTCGGCGCCTCACCGAGATCTCCCTGCTCGCCGACGGCTGGCTCGGACAGGCCGACCCATTCCCCGAGACCACCCCGCACGGCATTCGGAGCCATCTGTTCCGGATGCACACAGCTGTCGATACCGTCGTTCGCACTGCGTGCGACGCAGCCGACCGCCTCGACGACTCACGCGGCCGCGCCGTCCGCAGAGTCGTGTCCGCACTGGCTCGCCACGATTCCGACCTTGCCATCACCCGCTCGGACCAACTCTTCGACGGCTGCGAGTCCGTAGAGCTGGCTCTCTTTGCCACCGACGCCATCGCGTTGGCCACACTTCGCAGAGACGACCCAGCATCGGACGAGCACCTCCTCGAGGAATTCGTTCCGGCAGCATCCATGACCCCCGACGGATCACTCGGCGGTTCCGCGAGCATCGCGCCGATGGTAAGACCACGAGGGGGTCCACGCACTGCGAGTTGGCATCTCGCAACACGTCAGGCAGTACAGGCCTCCCTCGCCGTCGCCATCGCGGCGGCCGCGGGACTCCTTCTGTCCGTCGACCATTACACCTGGGCCGCACTCACTGCGTTCATCATCTTCCTCGGCACCTCGACCCGCGGCGACATCGCCGCGAAGGCCATCTATCGAGCCATCGGGACATTGACAGGCATGGTGCTTGCCATTCCGATTGTACTTGCGACTGGCGCCCACCCCATCGTGGTGATCGGCATCGCGCTGCTGTGCTGTGCAGTCGGCTACTACCTGACGTCGGTGTCCTACGTCTACTTGATGCTCTGCACCAGCCTGGCGGTCTCCGAGATGTACAACGTTATGGGACAGTTCAATTCGGCATTCGCTGCGATTCGTATCGCCGAGGTCCTGGTCGGGTCGATCGTCGCGGTACTCGTGGCCACCCTCGTCATTCCAATCAGCACCACCGACGCGATTACCCATGCACGACAACAGCTCTTCCGATCGATCCGTGAACTTCTGAACACCGCCGCAGGCCATATCCATGAGCAACGACCAGTCGACCACCACGAATTGCTGAGAATGGGCAAGTTGGTCGAAGAACACACGCGTCAGCTCACCGTTGTCGCCGCGCCTCTGAGAGTGTTTCGCAGGGGGCGGTCGGCGACCGACATTCGTGTAGCACTCCGTAAATACGACGAATACTGCATACACACCCGTCGAGTGGTGAGCTCGCTTCCTGAGCACGGGGTGGGAGCGCTTGGAGAATGTGCCGACCTGCGCTGTCGACTACACGAGTCACTGGAAGCACTGTCCGAGAAATTGAGTATCGAAATGAAGCCGAAGAAAGCGAGCTAG
- a CDS encoding MarR family winged helix-turn-helix transcriptional regulator produces MSEPIDEALEKARVLGAIEFQSAVLVRNLEMIRRRGDLYVEVDRAGYLLLRMLDARGPMDISALAGALGLDPSTTGRQVNAVQKAGFVERTTATTDRRRSVIALTDRGIDAMDAVRRRRLDGTAEMLDEWSEADLQQLATLFSRYNAAIVQLYLSSEREPSADRGAHGDRGGAASDS; encoded by the coding sequence ATGTCCGAACCGATCGATGAGGCACTCGAGAAGGCTCGCGTACTGGGGGCAATCGAATTTCAATCCGCGGTGCTCGTGCGGAACCTCGAGATGATCCGCCGGCGCGGCGACCTCTACGTCGAGGTCGATCGCGCGGGCTATCTTCTCCTGCGGATGCTCGATGCCCGAGGTCCGATGGATATCAGCGCGCTTGCCGGCGCGCTCGGGTTGGACCCGTCGACTACTGGACGTCAGGTCAATGCGGTCCAGAAGGCCGGTTTCGTCGAGCGGACGACGGCAACAACTGATCGTCGACGCAGTGTCATCGCTCTGACTGATCGTGGAATCGACGCGATGGACGCGGTGCGACGTCGCCGCCTCGATGGGACTGCGGAGATGCTCGACGAGTGGAGCGAGGCGGATCTCCAGCAATTGGCGACACTGTTCTCTCGGTACAACGCGGCGATCGTTCAGCTCTACCTGTCGTCGGAGCGGGAGCCCTCCGCGGATAGGGGAGCCCACGGCGACAGGGGAGGCGCGGCTTCCGACAGCTGA
- a CDS encoding MFS transporter, translating to MTTTNPLDDAPLSTFHKKLAVFSSGGPFLDGYALSIIGVAMVQISGQWNLSSAEQGLIAASTLIGILLGAFAGGWLTDRFGREVLFTLDLVAIIACSVAQFFVEGVVWLIVLRLLLGMAVGADYPIATSLMTEFAPRKYRGPLLGAFVTMWFVGAAAAYVVGEVLARTAGDDAWRWMLASAALPAVLICVARVGTPESPRWLVSKGKIDKANEVLLKVYGPGVTVADLPAEEETNVGVKELLRSGYGKRMAFITLFWTCSVVPLFAVYAFAPAILGALKLEGDAAHIGSAAITILFMVGCIVALLLVNRMGRRPLLIHSFVWSGLALLLLGLFPGAPSAIIMVLFAAYAVLIGGSQILQWVYPNELFPTEVRGSAVGLASSLSRIGAAIGTFLVPLSLTSLGIGVTMLIAAGVTLFGAVISQMWAPETRGLSLSESAGLGQTTKSPASAETISV from the coding sequence ATGACGACGACCAACCCGTTGGACGACGCGCCACTGTCCACATTTCACAAGAAGCTAGCCGTGTTCTCCTCGGGAGGGCCGTTCCTCGACGGTTACGCCCTCTCGATCATCGGTGTCGCGATGGTGCAGATCTCGGGCCAGTGGAACCTGTCGTCGGCCGAACAGGGCCTGATCGCGGCGTCCACGCTGATCGGCATCCTGCTCGGTGCCTTCGCGGGCGGTTGGCTGACCGACCGCTTCGGCCGGGAGGTGCTGTTCACCCTCGACCTGGTCGCGATCATCGCCTGCTCCGTCGCGCAGTTCTTCGTGGAGGGCGTCGTCTGGTTGATCGTGCTGAGGCTGCTCCTGGGCATGGCCGTGGGTGCGGACTACCCGATCGCCACGTCACTGATGACGGAGTTCGCTCCGCGTAAATACCGTGGTCCGTTGCTGGGTGCCTTCGTCACCATGTGGTTCGTCGGCGCGGCGGCAGCGTACGTCGTCGGCGAGGTCCTGGCGCGAACCGCCGGAGACGACGCGTGGCGTTGGATGCTCGCCAGTGCCGCACTGCCCGCAGTGTTGATCTGCGTGGCCCGGGTCGGCACCCCGGAGTCGCCGAGGTGGCTGGTCAGCAAGGGGAAGATCGACAAGGCCAACGAAGTGTTGCTCAAGGTCTACGGTCCCGGTGTCACCGTCGCCGACCTTCCTGCAGAAGAAGAGACCAACGTCGGCGTCAAGGAACTCCTCCGCTCCGGCTACGGCAAGCGGATGGCCTTCATCACCCTCTTCTGGACCTGCTCGGTGGTTCCGCTGTTCGCCGTCTACGCCTTTGCCCCGGCCATCCTCGGTGCCCTCAAACTCGAAGGCGACGCCGCACACATCGGATCCGCCGCCATCACCATCCTGTTCATGGTCGGTTGTATCGTCGCGCTGTTGCTGGTCAACCGGATGGGCCGGCGCCCGCTGCTGATCCACAGCTTCGTGTGGTCGGGTCTCGCTCTGCTGCTGCTGGGACTCTTCCCCGGAGCGCCGAGCGCGATCATCATGGTTCTCTTCGCCGCCTACGCGGTCCTCATCGGCGGCTCCCAGATCCTGCAGTGGGTGTACCCGAACGAGCTGTTCCCCACCGAAGTCCGCGGATCCGCAGTGGGACTGGCGTCCTCGCTCAGCCGCATCGGCGCTGCGATCGGCACGTTCCTGGTGCCACTGTCCCTCACCAGCCTCGGCATCGGCGTCACCATGCTGATCGCCGCCGGCGTCACCCTCTTCGGTGCCGTGATCTCCCAGATGTGGGCACCCGAGACCCGGGGGCTGTCCCTCTCCGAAAGCGCCGGGCTCGGCCAGACCACCAAGTCGCCCGCTTCCGCGGAGACGATCTCCGTGTAG